GGAAGAGGGAGGTCAGCGACGGGCAGGTCGCCTCGCGTCCGATCCTGGTCCTCGCCAGGAGCCCGATCCCCACGTCCAGGTTCTCGACGCGGCAGACCACATCGAAGCCCGCCTCCTTCCAGTCCACCGCCGTCAGGAACGAGAAGTATGTGCAGCCGAGCGTTTCCTTCGCGAAGCCGAGTAGCTCTGTCCAGCGCTCGACGGGGACCTCCATGGTGAGATAGAGCGGTTCGCCAGCGGGAGCGCCAAACCGCTCCTGGAGGAGGGCAATCGCCTCAGACGGGGTCACGAGACTAGTCGCTTTTCGGGGAAGGCTGGGCGTGCTGGCCGGTGCGTTGAAACGCGGCGACCTGCTCCTGGAGCTTCAGGATCCCGTACATGAGCGACTCGGGGGTCGGCGGGCAGCCCGGCACATAGACGTCCACCGGCACGACCCGGTCCACCCCCTTCACCACGTGGTAGCCGTGGCGGAACGGGCCACCCGAGTTGGCGCAGGAGCCCATCGAGATGACCCATTTCGGGTCGGGCATCTGGTCGTAGATCCGCTTGAGCATCGGCGCCATCTTGATGGTCACGGTGCCCGAGACGATCATCAGGTCCGAGTGGCGCGGCGAAGCCCAGGTGACCATGCCGAAGCGCTCCACGTCGAAGCGCGAGGCGAAGGTGGCCATCATCTCGATGGCGCAGCAGGCGAGGCCGAAGGTCACCGGCCAGATGGACCCCTTCCGCGCCCAGTTAAACAGCTTCTCCGTCGATGTGACGGCGAGCCAGCCACCGGGGAAGTTCTCGATCGTGTCGAAGAGCTGCTCCACGAGGGCGGAGGCCTTGTCGCCCGTGGGACGCTCCTGGTGGTACTTCTTCCACTCCTGGAGGTCCTTGAACTCGGTCCAGACCGGCGTCGGCACTTGCGGGGTCGGAGCCTTTACTTCCACTCCAGCACCCCTTCGCGGTAGGCGTAGAGCCAGCCGAGAAAGAGAATCCCGAGAAAGAGCCCCATCGCCCCGACGGCGTAGAGGCCGAGCGCCCTGAGCGTCAAGGCCCAGGGAAAGAGGAAGACCGCGAGGACATCGAACATGACGAAGACCAGCGCGACCAGATAGAACCCAACCGGGTACTGGTACCACGCTTCGCCGATCGGCTCTGCCCCGCACTCGTAGTTCATGAGCTTCTGGGGGTCGGGCCGAGCCGGCCGCAGGATGGCGGCGACGGCGAGCGAGACCACCGCGAAGGCGAAGATCAAGAGCGCGTAGATCAGGATCGGAAGATAGTCGGACACGGAGACCCTCCGGCAGTCAATCTGGAATCGCACGGAAAGTATATCACAGCGGTGTGACCGCCGGAAGGCTGAGCCCGTTCTGCGCTCTCGCCCCGCCGCGGCGCGTCAGCCCCTCGCTGCGCCGACGAACGCCTCAAGCATCCCGTCGGCGCAGATCCGGCGCGCCGCGACCGCGCGCCGCATGGCGAGGCGCCCGCGCGCCTGCTCCGCGTCGGTGGCCGCCAGCTTCTCGATGATCCGCACCGCGCGCTCGGCGTGGTCGGCTTCGACCTTCACGTGGACGTAATAGAACTCGAGCGCGGCAGGCGGTACCCCGTAGTGTCGCTCGAGCGCCTCCGCCATCCGTCCCATGTGGACCGGGTTGATCGACTCAGTCGCGATGTTCCCACCGCAGAGCGCCTCGAGGGTGGAGGAGCTCTGGAGGAGGAACAGCTCGTTCTTCTCGATGATCGTCGTCGGGAGGTAGTCGGTGTTGAATATCTCCTCCCTCGAGATCCCGAGCCCCTCGGCGAGCCTGACGAAGAGGTGGGCGTGGGCCGTCGTCCTGCCCCCGACCATGTCCTCGCCCCCCTCCTCGACGACCAGCGGGATCAGGGCGCGCTGGCGCTCGAGATCTTCAAAGGTCGGCGTGTACCCGCCCACCGAGATGATCTTCCAGGCGGCATGGCGGAGCGTGTCGAGGAAGAAGCACCCCTGCTGCCGGATCACGTTCTGGAGCTGGCTTCGCGTCAGCTTCCCTTCATAGATCATGCGGAAGAGCGGGTGGTGGAGCCACGGATGCGTCTCCTGCGCCTCTTTGAGAAGCGCTGCGGTAAACTCGGCAGGCGAGAGCGGCATGGTCTACCTCCTCAACCGCCCTTGAGGCGGGGATCGAGCAAGTCCCGAAGGGCGTCACCGAGCATGTTGAAGCCGAAGACCGCCAGCGACAGCGCGACGGCGGGCCAGATCGCGAGCCAGGGGGCCTGGTACATGTGGTCGAGCCCGGCCAGCGAGAGCATCCCGCCCCACGTCGGATAGGGCGGCGGGATCCCGAGCCCGAGGAAGGAGAGGCTCGCCTCGGTGAGGATCACGGTGGAGAGCCCCGTGGTCGCCACCACGATGATGGTCGGCAGCACGTTCGGAAGGATGTGGCCCGCGGTGATCCGGAGGTGCCCGGAGCCGACGGCCCTCGCCCCCTCGATGTACGTGTGCTCCTTGATGGAGAGCGCGACCCCGCGGATGATCCGGGAGTTCTGGATGCCGAAGGCGACGCCGAGGACCGCCGTGATGTTCCACACACTCGGACCCACCAGCGACATGATCGACATCAGGAGGAGCAGCGGTGGGAACGCCATCCACGCATCCACAGCCCGCTGGAGGACGAGGTCCGGCCGCCCGCCGAAGTAGGCGGAGAGGACGCCGAGCACCGTGGCGATCAGGCTTCCGAGCAGCACCGCGCCGAAACCCACGAAGAGCGAGATCCGCGCGCCGTAGATCAGGCGCGTGAGCAGATCGCGGCCGAGCTGGTCGGTGCCGAGCCAGTGCGCGGCGCTGACCGCGATGAACCGCTCCCGGAGGTTGGTCTGGGCGAAGCCGTACGGCGTGAGCAGCTCCGCGAAGACCGCCGCGACCAGCATGACGGCGACGATGACTCCGCCGACAGTGCCCAACGGCTTCCGGCGAAGCATCTGGATCCACACGTCCGTGTACCACGGGCGGGTGCGCGGAAGCTGCCGCAGCAGGACGACGGCCTCTGCGCCGGGCGCCGAGGCCAGCGCCGCCTGCCTACTAGCGGTAGCGGATCCGGGGGTCCAGAAAGGCATAGGTGAGGTCGATCAGGAGGTTCAGGCCCACCACCATCGCCGCCACGATCAGGTTCACGGACTGGACCACGGGATAATCCAGGCGCGTGAGGGCCTCGAAGAAGAAGAGCCCGACGCCGGGCAGGCGGAAGATGGCCTCGATGATCACCGAGCCGCCGATGTAGAGCGGGGTCTGCAGGCCGACGAGGCTGATCACGGGGATCATGGCGTTCTTCAAGGCGTGGCGCAGAACGATCGTCCGCTCGCTCAACCCCTTCGACCAGCCGGTCCGGATGTACTCCTGCCGCAGGACATCGAGGAGCGAAGAGCGCATGATGCGCATGATCGGCCCGGCCCGCGTGACGCCGAAGACGAGCGCGGGGACCAGCATGATCTTCAGGTTCTGCAGGGGGTCGGTCGTGAACGGGACATAGGTCCACAGCGGCGTCCACTTGAAGTAGATGGACGGGAGCACCACGACGAGGACGGCCAGGCCGAAGTAGGGGACCGAGAGCGCCAGGATCGCCAGAACGCGACCCACGTAATCGGAAAGCGTGTCCTGACGCACCGCCGACACGATCCCCACGAAGATGCCGATGACCACCGAGATCAGGATGGTGAGGGCCGCCAGCTCCAGCGTCACGGGGAACCTCAGGACGAACTCCTCCAGGATCGGCTGGCGCGTCCAGTAGGAGCGCCCGAAGTCCCCTTTCAGGACGCCGGCCATCCACTCCAGGTACTGGACGTGGACCGGCCTGTCCAGACCCAGCTCCTTCCTGAGCGCTTCCAGCGTCGGGGCGTAGGCGTGGCCCTCGACCATGCGCGTCGCCACGTCGCCGGGCATGAGCCGCATCATCAGGAAGACGATGAGGCTCACGAGGACGAGCGTGGGAACCGCGAGGGCGACCCGGCGGAGGATGTACTGCCTCATCATCGTCCCGCTACCCTCCGAGGAGAGGGCAAGGGTGAGGGGTTCACTGGATCACCTGGTCAGCCCGCATGAGGACGGACTGCGGGATCTTGATCCCGAGGGCCTTGGCCGTCTTGACATTGATGACCAGCTCGAACTTCCTGGGCTCTTCCACGGGCAGATCGGCCGGCTTGGCACCTTTCAGGATCTTGTCCATATAGGCGGCAGCACGCCGGTACAACTCCTCGTAGTCCGCGGCGTAAGAGATGAATCCGCCGGCCTCGACAAAACTCCTACGGCCGCCCATCACCGGAAGCCGATTGATCGCCGCGAACTCGATAGTGCGTCTTGCGCGACGAGTGGTGACGCCGATCCATCCTGTGTTGATGAGCGCGTCCACTGGCTCCAGAGTTAGCGCTGAAAATGCTTTTTCTGGATCCTCTAGCACTCGCACCTCCATGGATCGAAGCTGAAGCCTCAAGGCGCCAGCCGCAACCTGGTATGCTTTCCACTCGGCGATCTCCTCCGGCTCCGTCGGGTCCCAGAAGACCGCGATGCGCCGCAGCCCGGGTAGAACCTCCTTGAGCAGCTCCAGCCGTTTCCCAGCCAATTCCGGGCCCAGCGAGGTCAAGCCGGTGATGTTGCCGCCCGGCCGCGCAAGGCTTGCCACAAGCCCGATGCCAACCGGGTCAGCTGTACCCGCCATCACAATCGGGATCGTGTTCGTCGCCCGCTTGGCCGCGCGGAGCGCTGCCGGACCCATCGGAACGAGGATGTCAACCCTTAGACGGACGAGTTCCGCTGCTAGGTCAGGAAGCCGCTCTTCCCTCTCTTCCGCGAAGCGGGCCTCGATGCTGATGTTCTGGCCCTCCACATACCCGAACTCCCGCAAACCTTGTCCCAGGGAAAGGAGAAAGGGACCGGCCTTCGCGGCCGGGCATAGAAACCCTACCCTGGGGAGCTTGCCCGCCTGCTGCGCGTCGGACGCGAGCGGCGCGGCGAGCAGGCCGAAGGTGAAGGCAAGGAGGACGGCACGGGCCAGGAACATCGCTGCCTCCCTAGGGCCGGACGTTCAGCTTGCGGAGCCTGGCGAGAGTCTAGGCGAGGTCGAGGAGCCCCGTCAATGTCGCGCTTTTGGACGGAGCGCGACGGAGGCCGATTGGGGCAGTTTGGCTTAGAGGAACCGGAGGAACTCCTCGGTGGTGAGCCCGGCCTGCTTGATGATCGAGGCGAGAACGCGCCGCTTGAGGTCGCCGGGATGAACGGGAACCGTCACCCGCAGGTGGGGCTTGTCGGGATGCTTGAAGTAGTGGTGGCTGCCTGTAGTGTGGTGGAGGAAAAAGCCAGCCCGCTCCAGGGCCCGGATGACTTCCGTGGGCCTGAGCGCTGGCAGGCGCGGCGTCATGCCGCTTGGAGCACAACCGTGACCTTCTCCTTGATCGGCTCCGGGCTGGTATCCGGCGGGATGGGCAGGCCATCTTTGATGAGGCTCTCCAGGTACCCCCGGATGGCGTCCGCCGCCATCGCTCGCGCCTCTTCCAGGGTCTCTCCCTGGGTCACCACCCCTGGCAGCGCCGGGCAGGTAACGACGTAGCCGCCCTCTTCAGCCGGTTCGAAGAGCACCGTGTAGCTGTACTCGTATCCTCCCACCGTTTCCCTCCAGGGAGTAAGGACTGCACAGCACCTCTTCAGCGTAGCAATTTCCCGCATGATGTCAAACCTGCCGCGCCTCCTGAGCCGTCTCAGAAGGGGCGTCGTACTTTTGGACGGAAGCCGACAACCCGGAGAACATCTAGTGTCGCCTACTGGATCACGTGATCCGCTCGGATGAGCACGGCTTGCGGGATCGTCAGGCCGAGGGCCTTCGCCGTCTTGAGGTTCACGACCAGTTCGAACTTCGTGGGCTGCTCCACCGGCAGGTCGGCGGGCTTGGCGCCCTTCAGGATCCTGTCCACGAAGTATGCCGTGCGGTGGTGCCTCTCGGCCAGGCTCCACGCATAGCTCATGAGGCCGCCTGCCTCCGCATACTCCCTCTCCGCGCCCACCCATGGCAGGCGGTGTTTTGCCGCAAGGTCTGCGATCCGTGTTCGGTGACGAAAGAACATCGGGTCAGGCAGCACGAGGAGCCCAGCCGCGCGCTCTCTGGTCACCGCCGAGAACGTGCTGTCGAACTCATTGGGGCTTCGCACCTCGAGGATTTGAAGTTGGACGCCCAACTCACGGGCCGGAACCTCCGTCTCTCTTAACATGAGGGGGTGGAGGGCATGGCGCGGATTGCTGAGGATGGCCACACGGGAAACCTTTGGGACGGCTTCCGTCAGGAGCTGCAGCTGTTTTCCGACTAGCTCTGGAGCAAGCAGGGACACCCCCGTGATGTTCCCGCCCGGTCGTGCAAGGCTGGTGACGAGTTCGGTCCCAACCGGATCGCCAACCGCCAGCATGACGATGGGGGTCGTCCTGGTCGCGTCCTTGGCGGCCAGGGCCGGTGGCGTACCCAGCACGACAATGACGTCAACCTTGAGCTGCACCAGTTCGGACGCGAGGCCAGGGAGTCGTTCGTACTTGCCCTCGGCGAATCGGTACTCGATGGCAAGGTTCTGGCCCTCTACGTAGCCGCGCTCGCGAAGCCCTTGCCGGAATGCGTCGAGGTTGGGCTGCAAAGGGGTGACTGCGGCCAAGAAACCTATCTGGGGAACCTTCCCTGCTTGCTGCGCGTCGGCGGCGACCGGCCCCGAAAGGAGGGTAATCGCGAGGGAGACGATGAGCGCGAGCGTTGTCCCCCTCACCCTCACCCTCTCCCCCACTGGGGGAGAGGGGATGATCGACACGAGCAGTCCCACCTCAGGGTCACCGGTCGAGCCAGGCGTACATGAGCCGGAGCCCCAGGCCGTAGCCCTCGTGGTGCAGAAAGCCCTTCACGTGGGGCGGGTGCGAGACGTACTGGGGCGCGGTCGGGACGTAGACGTAGTAGGCCTTGTCGGCCAGGTGGCGCTGGATCTCGTCGACGATCTCCTTCCGCCGCTTCGGGTCAAGCTCCCGGCGCTGGGCGACGAGCAGCTTGTTCAGCTCGGCGTCGGCCACGTGGCTCCGGTTGTTAGGCTGCTCGGGGAAGAACACTCCGTAGAGCCAGTCGTCCACCTCGGTGAAGGGTGTCACGGGGCCCATCGCCATCTTCTCGAACTTGCCGAGGTAGGTGGTGGAGATGTACTTGCCGTACTCCTCCGGCTTCAGCTCCGCGGTGATGCCGATCTTCCCCAGGTTGTCGGCCGCCAGCTCGTAGTAGCTCCGCCACGGCGGCGTGTAGCCCGGCCAGTGGAACATCGGCGTGGTGAAGCCCTTGGGGAAGCCGGCCTGCGCAAGGAGCTGCTTCGCCTCGTTCGGGTCGTAGCCGATCAGGTATTTGGCCTTGGCCGGCTCGAGCTTCGAGGCATCGAGCTTCCACTCCTTCATCGCGCACGGGACCGGCCCCGCGTCAATGCACCCCTCGCCGTAGAGGAGGGCGTCGTTCCACGCCTTCCGGTCGATGGCGAGCGAGATCGCGCGGCGGACGCGCGCGTCGCTGAAGGGCGGCTGGTCGGTGCGCATATAGATCTTTCCCTGGCCGATCACGACGTGCGGCGTCATCACCATCTCCGGGTTGGTCTGCTTGAGCGGCTTCGCCTGCTCAGGGCTCAACCACCCCCAGATGTGGGCCAGCTCGACCTTCGCGGCTCTCAGCAGCGACACGCGTGCGGACGCATCGGGCGTGATCTCGAGCACCACGCCGTCCAGATACGGGAGCCCCTTCATGAAGTAATCCGGGTTCCGCTCGAACGTGGCTTTGACACCCTTCTCGTAGGACTTCAAGACGAACGGGCCGGTGCCGATCACGGCGTCGGGATGGTTGAAGTTCTTGAACTTCTCCTCGGCCTCGCGGGGCAGGATGGCGGTGAAGCTCGGGTTCGCCAGGTGGTTCAGGAACGGGGCGAAGGGTTCCTTGAGGGTGACCCGGACCGTGTACCGGTCCACAACCTCGATGGACTGCACCGGTTCGAACCGCGCCCTGAAGCCCGACTTGGCCATGAAGCGCTCGAGGGAGTACTTAACGTCCTCCGCGGTGACCTCGCGGCCGATGACCGGGGGCTTGTTGTGGAACTTCACACCCTTGCGAAGAGAGAACACCAGCGTCGTGGGAGTCTTGTACTCCCACTTCTCCGCCAGATCAGGGACGATTGCGAAATCAGCCGGGTGCTTCTGCTCGGGGCCGTTGGGGAAGCGGACCAGCTGGCTGTAGGCCAGGCTGATGTAGGAGTGGGTGAGGAAGCTCACGGAAAGGTGGGGATCCAGGTTCGGGGCCTCCCGCACTGCCATCCGGAGAACCCCGCCCCGCTTCGGCTGTTGGGCAAGCGCGGGCTGCGCGATCAGAAATACAATCAAGAGCTGGAGAAACACCCCGAGGGCGATTCGTCGGGCCATGGCGTCTCCTCCTCTTGCGCTACAAGCCTACCCCCCCGCTATCGAGTGGCCAGGCCGAGCGCGGCTGCTCGGTCACTCGGATCGCCGCGCGCTCTAACGCTTGAAGGCCGGCATCACGTCGCGCGCGAACCAGCGGAGCTGCTCTTTGAACTCCTGAGGCGGGATCCCCTCGGCCCAGTGGATCATCATCTGCTCGAGGCCG
This genomic window from Candidatus Rokuibacteriota bacterium contains:
- a CDS encoding NADH-quinone oxidoreductase subunit C, with amino-acid sequence MTPSEAIALLQERFGAPAGEPLYLTMEVPVERWTELLGFAKETLGCTYFSFLTAVDWKEAGFDVVCRVENLDVGIGLLARTRIGREATCPSLTSLFRGADWMERECYDMFGIRFEGHPDLRRILLSQDWEGYPLRKDYAVDTPHAPYR
- a CDS encoding NADH-quinone oxidoreductase subunit B, producing the protein MEQLFDTIENFPGGWLAVTSTEKLFNWARKGSIWPVTFGLACCAIEMMATFASRFDVERFGMVTWASPRHSDLMIVSGTVTIKMAPMLKRIYDQMPDPKWVISMGSCANSGGPFRHGYHVVKGVDRVVPVDVYVPGCPPTPESLMYGILKLQEQVAAFQRTGQHAQPSPKSD
- a CDS encoding NADH-quinone oxidoreductase subunit A, producing MSDYLPILIYALLIFAFAVVSLAVAAILRPARPDPQKLMNYECGAEPIGEAWYQYPVGFYLVALVFVMFDVLAVFLFPWALTLRALGLYAVGAMGLFLGILFLGWLYAYREGVLEWK
- a CDS encoding iron-containing redox enzyme family protein, with the protein product MPLSPAEFTAALLKEAQETHPWLHHPLFRMIYEGKLTRSQLQNVIRQQGCFFLDTLRHAAWKIISVGGYTPTFEDLERQRALIPLVVEEGGEDMVGGRTTAHAHLFVRLAEGLGISREEIFNTDYLPTTIIEKNELFLLQSSSTLEALCGGNIATESINPVHMGRMAEALERHYGVPPAALEFYYVHVKVEADHAERAVRIIEKLAATDAEQARGRLAMRRAVAARRICADGMLEAFVGAARG
- a CDS encoding ABC transporter permease translates to MWIQMLRRKPLGTVGGVIVAVMLVAAVFAELLTPYGFAQTNLRERFIAVSAAHWLGTDQLGRDLLTRLIYGARISLFVGFGAVLLGSLIATVLGVLSAYFGGRPDLVLQRAVDAWMAFPPLLLLMSIMSLVGPSVWNITAVLGVAFGIQNSRIIRGVALSIKEHTYIEGARAVGSGHLRITAGHILPNVLPTIIVVATTGLSTVILTEASLSFLGLGIPPPYPTWGGMLSLAGLDHMYQAPWLAIWPAVALSLAVFGFNMLGDALRDLLDPRLKGG
- a CDS encoding ABC transporter permease is translated as MMRQYILRRVALAVPTLVLVSLIVFLMMRLMPGDVATRMVEGHAYAPTLEALRKELGLDRPVHVQYLEWMAGVLKGDFGRSYWTRQPILEEFVLRFPVTLELAALTILISVVIGIFVGIVSAVRQDTLSDYVGRVLAILALSVPYFGLAVLVVVLPSIYFKWTPLWTYVPFTTDPLQNLKIMLVPALVFGVTRAGPIMRIMRSSLLDVLRQEYIRTGWSKGLSERTIVLRHALKNAMIPVISLVGLQTPLYIGGSVIIEAIFRLPGVGLFFFEALTRLDYPVVQSVNLIVAAMVVGLNLLIDLTYAFLDPRIRYR
- a CDS encoding ABC transporter substrate-binding protein translates to MFLARAVLLAFTFGLLAAPLASDAQQAGKLPRVGFLCPAAKAGPFLLSLGQGLREFGYVEGQNISIEARFAEEREERLPDLAAELVRLRVDILVPMGPAALRAAKRATNTIPIVMAGTADPVGIGLVASLARPGGNITGLTSLGPELAGKRLELLKEVLPGLRRIAVFWDPTEPEEIAEWKAYQVAAGALRLQLRSMEVRVLEDPEKAFSALTLEPVDALINTGWIGVTTRRARRTIEFAAINRLPVMGGRRSFVEAGGFISYAADYEELYRRAAAYMDKILKGAKPADLPVEEPRKFELVINVKTAKALGIKIPQSVLMRADQVIQ
- a CDS encoding type II toxin-antitoxin system HicA family toxin translates to MTPRLPALRPTEVIRALERAGFFLHHTTGSHHYFKHPDKPHLRVTVPVHPGDLKRRVLASIIKQAGLTTEEFLRFL
- a CDS encoding type II toxin-antitoxin system HicB family antitoxin; amino-acid sequence: MREIATLKRCCAVLTPWRETVGGYEYSYTVLFEPAEEGGYVVTCPALPGVVTQGETLEEARAMAADAIRGYLESLIKDGLPIPPDTSPEPIKEKVTVVLQAA
- a CDS encoding ABC transporter substrate-binding protein — encoded protein: MGLLVSIIPSPPVGERVRVRGTTLALIVSLAITLLSGPVAADAQQAGKVPQIGFLAAVTPLQPNLDAFRQGLRERGYVEGQNLAIEYRFAEGKYERLPGLASELVQLKVDVIVVLGTPPALAAKDATRTTPIVMLAVGDPVGTELVTSLARPGGNITGVSLLAPELVGKQLQLLTEAVPKVSRVAILSNPRHALHPLMLRETEVPARELGVQLQILEVRSPNEFDSTFSAVTRERAAGLLVLPDPMFFRHRTRIADLAAKHRLPWVGAEREYAEAGGLMSYAWSLAERHHRTAYFVDRILKGAKPADLPVEQPTKFELVVNLKTAKALGLTIPQAVLIRADHVIQ
- a CDS encoding ABC transporter substrate-binding protein, whose product is MARRIALGVFLQLLIVFLIAQPALAQQPKRGGVLRMAVREAPNLDPHLSVSFLTHSYISLAYSQLVRFPNGPEQKHPADFAIVPDLAEKWEYKTPTTLVFSLRKGVKFHNKPPVIGREVTAEDVKYSLERFMAKSGFRARFEPVQSIEVVDRYTVRVTLKEPFAPFLNHLANPSFTAILPREAEEKFKNFNHPDAVIGTGPFVLKSYEKGVKATFERNPDYFMKGLPYLDGVVLEITPDASARVSLLRAAKVELAHIWGWLSPEQAKPLKQTNPEMVMTPHVVIGQGKIYMRTDQPPFSDARVRRAISLAIDRKAWNDALLYGEGCIDAGPVPCAMKEWKLDASKLEPAKAKYLIGYDPNEAKQLLAQAGFPKGFTTPMFHWPGYTPPWRSYYELAADNLGKIGITAELKPEEYGKYISTTYLGKFEKMAMGPVTPFTEVDDWLYGVFFPEQPNNRSHVADAELNKLLVAQRRELDPKRRKEIVDEIQRHLADKAYYVYVPTAPQYVSHPPHVKGFLHHEGYGLGLRLMYAWLDR